A genomic segment from Candidatus Methylomirabilota bacterium encodes:
- a CDS encoding LLM class F420-dependent oxidoreductase, producing MEFGFALPSRGPLAKPGILVRLARKAEALGYSCVTVSDHIVLPTKSSAPYPYSPSGEFPGGARQDYLEPLILMAWLLAATRRIRVGTSVLVVPYRNPVVTAKQLATLDVLSGGRVIVGCGVGWWPEEFQALAAPPFGERGAVTDEYIRVMKDLWTRDDPGFTGKYYQVSDVTLLPKPVQRPHPPIWIGGHTGAALRRAGELGDGWHPIGLRAPAGLTPAEYAEKAQQVRAYAARAGRRSEAILLTLRAPLEIWPSRRSRSAKPAGGTVLQGSPLRGPAEKVAGDIRAYRRAGVQFFIFDFTEQDPRAMVETMEHFATEVRPKVTRAR from the coding sequence GTGGAATTCGGCTTCGCCCTTCCGAGCCGAGGGCCGCTCGCCAAGCCTGGAATCCTCGTTCGTCTCGCCCGGAAGGCAGAGGCCCTCGGATACTCGTGCGTGACCGTCTCCGACCACATCGTCCTCCCGACCAAGAGCTCGGCACCCTACCCCTACAGCCCGTCCGGCGAGTTTCCGGGTGGGGCGCGGCAGGATTACCTCGAGCCCTTGATCCTGATGGCCTGGCTCCTGGCGGCCACGCGCCGGATCCGGGTCGGCACCAGCGTCCTGGTGGTCCCCTACCGGAACCCGGTCGTGACGGCCAAGCAGCTCGCCACCCTCGACGTGCTCTCGGGAGGACGCGTCATCGTGGGGTGCGGGGTCGGCTGGTGGCCCGAGGAGTTCCAGGCACTGGCGGCTCCCCCGTTCGGTGAGCGCGGGGCCGTCACCGACGAGTACATCCGGGTGATGAAGGACCTGTGGACGCGGGATGACCCCGGGTTCACCGGAAAGTACTACCAGGTCAGCGACGTGACGCTCCTGCCGAAGCCGGTCCAGAGGCCGCATCCCCCGATCTGGATCGGGGGCCACACGGGCGCGGCGCTCCGTCGTGCCGGCGAGCTCGGCGACGGGTGGCATCCCATCGGGCTGCGGGCGCCCGCTGGCCTCACCCCGGCGGAGTACGCCGAGAAGGCTCAGCAGGTGCGGGCCTATGCGGCCCGGGCCGGGCGCCGGTCGGAGGCGATCCTCCTGACCCTCCGGGCCCCGCTCGAGATCTGGCCGAGCCGGCGCTCCCGCTCGGCCAAGCCGGCCGGGGGGACGGTGCTCCAGGGGAGCCCCTTGCGGGGGCCGGCCGAGAAGGTCGCCGGTGACATCCGGGCCTACCGCCGGGCCGGCGTTCAATTCTTCATCTTCGACTTCACGGAGCAGGACCCGCGCGCCATGGTGGAAACCATGGAGCACTTCGCGACGGAGGTCCGGCCCAAGGTGACGCGGGCCCGATGA
- the cofH gene encoding 5-amino-6-(D-ribitylamino)uracil--L-tyrosine 4-hydroxyphenyl transferase CofH yields MSGFAAIWDRLARPVRAALARALDGGELSDADGLALAPVTGRELTALALVADEVRARQVGDVVTYVVNRNINFTNVCIKHCTFCAFSRDHREEEGYFLPVEEVVRRAREARELGATEVCIQAGLPPKLDGRFYIDLCRAIARELPDLHIHAFSPEEVLYGVTRSGLSVREYLAELRAAGLGTLPGTSAEILDDGIRDVISRGRITTRQWLDVITTAHRLGIRTTSTIMYGHIETPAHWVRHMTLLRDVQKDTGGFTEFVPLSLIHQEAPMYRRHLVPGVRSGATGAEVVRMHALARLMLGATFRNIQSSWVKEGPKLAQMLLTSGANDLGGTLINESISTSAGAPYGQLVPPAELRRMVRDLGRIPAQRSTTYDVLKVYDDDTAADPEPLDAVSDPEARFGSYRRLTAAKEFRFAPSLATGPARAPAGRDDDSATWKAARPGLPPPCGGTTTTP; encoded by the coding sequence GTGAGCGGATTCGCGGCAATCTGGGACAGGCTCGCTCGACCCGTGCGCGCGGCGCTCGCGCGGGCGCTGGACGGCGGGGAGCTGTCCGACGCCGACGGCCTCGCGCTGGCCCCCGTGACCGGCCGCGAGCTGACGGCGCTGGCTCTCGTCGCCGACGAGGTGCGGGCCCGCCAGGTCGGCGACGTGGTGACCTACGTCGTCAATCGCAACATCAACTTCACCAACGTCTGCATCAAGCACTGCACGTTCTGCGCCTTCAGCCGCGACCATCGGGAGGAGGAAGGCTATTTTCTCCCCGTGGAGGAAGTCGTGCGCCGGGCCCGTGAGGCGCGGGAGCTCGGGGCCACCGAGGTGTGTATCCAGGCCGGACTCCCGCCCAAGCTCGACGGCCGCTTCTACATCGACCTCTGCCGGGCGATCGCGCGCGAGCTTCCCGACCTCCACATCCACGCGTTCTCGCCCGAGGAGGTCCTCTACGGCGTGACGCGCTCCGGCCTGTCCGTCCGGGAGTACCTGGCCGAGCTCCGGGCGGCCGGCCTGGGGACGCTGCCGGGGACCTCCGCGGAAATCCTGGATGACGGGATCCGCGACGTCATCTCACGGGGACGGATCACGACCCGCCAGTGGCTCGACGTGATCACCACGGCGCACCGGCTCGGCATCCGGACGACGTCGACGATCATGTACGGCCACATCGAGACGCCGGCCCACTGGGTACGGCACATGACGCTCCTCCGCGACGTCCAGAAGGACACCGGTGGCTTCACGGAGTTCGTGCCCCTATCGCTCATCCACCAGGAGGCGCCCATGTACCGGCGCCACCTCGTGCCCGGCGTCCGCTCCGGCGCCACCGGAGCGGAAGTCGTCCGCATGCACGCGCTGGCCCGGCTCATGCTGGGCGCCACCTTCCGCAACATCCAATCGTCCTGGGTCAAGGAGGGGCCCAAGCTCGCCCAGATGCTCTTGACGTCGGGGGCCAACGACCTCGGCGGCACGCTGATCAACGAAAGCATCTCCACCTCGGCGGGCGCCCCCTATGGGCAGTTGGTGCCGCCCGCGGAGCTCCGGCGGATGGTGCGCGACCTGGGGCGCATTCCGGCCCAGCGCAGCACCACGTACGACGTCTTGAAGGTCTACGATGACGACACGGCGGCCGACCCCGAGCCCCTCGACGCGGTTTCCGACCCGGAGGCTCGGTTCGGCTCGTACCGACGTCTGACCGCAGCGAAAGAGTTCCGCTTCGCGCCCTCGCTGGCCACCGGCCCGGCGCGGGCCCCGGCTGGGCGCGACGACGACAGCGCCACGTGGAAGGCAGCACGCCCGGGCTTGCCACCCCCGTGCGGTGGCACAACCACAACTCCCTGA
- a CDS encoding TIGR03668 family PPOX class F420-dependent oxidoreductase, with amino-acid sequence MSSRGPASATLTSEGRVARLATVDETGYPHLVPVCYATDGRAYYSALDAKPKRIPPERLRRVRNIRANPHVALLIDHYEEDWRQLRYVMVQGQAELLAGGPEWEAARGLLQAKYPQYTTMPLSQSGLMIKITPERVIAWSAST; translated from the coding sequence GTGAGCTCCCGGGGTCCGGCGTCCGCCACGCTCACGTCCGAGGGTCGGGTCGCCCGGCTGGCCACGGTGGACGAGACCGGGTACCCTCACCTGGTCCCTGTGTGTTATGCGACGGACGGACGCGCCTATTACTCCGCCCTCGACGCCAAGCCGAAGCGAATCCCTCCCGAGCGGCTCCGCCGGGTGCGGAACATCCGTGCCAATCCTCACGTGGCCCTCTTGATCGACCACTACGAGGAGGATTGGCGGCAGCTCCGGTACGTCATGGTCCAGGGGCAGGCCGAGCTGCTGGCCGGGGGACCCGAGTGGGAAGCCGCCCGCGGTCTCCTCCAGGCCAAGTATCCGCAGTACACGACGATGCCATTGAGCCAGTCCGGGCTCATGATCAAGATCACGCCCGAGCGCGTGATCGCCTGGAGCGCTTCGACGTGA
- the cofD gene encoding 2-phospho-L-lactate transferase has translation MREAPMIVALAGGTGAAKLLRGVLRVVDPARLWVVGNTGDDLECWGLHVSPDLDSVAYALAGLLDPVRGWGVQDDTFHCLAAMGRLGRDTWFSLGDRDLATHLRRTELLRGGAPLSVATRAICDALGVRARLVPMSDDAVRTRIRTPGGWLDFQEFFVREKAEPEVCEVVYTGAAEARPAPGILDAIAGAEAIIVCCSNPVTSIGPILAVPGLVEALADTPAPVVAVSPIIGNAPVSGPAGKLLRARGLPVSALSVADVYAPWLDVLVLDDEDAALAPALRERGVQPVATDTRMRDAAAEAALARAVLGAVELSP, from the coding sequence ATGAGAGAAGCGCCGATGATCGTGGCGCTGGCGGGTGGGACCGGTGCCGCCAAGCTCCTCCGGGGCGTCCTCCGGGTGGTGGATCCGGCCCGGCTCTGGGTCGTCGGGAACACGGGTGACGATCTGGAGTGCTGGGGGCTCCACGTCTCGCCGGACCTCGACTCGGTGGCGTACGCCCTGGCCGGACTCCTCGACCCGGTGAGGGGGTGGGGAGTCCAGGACGACACGTTCCACTGTCTCGCGGCAATGGGGCGGCTCGGCCGGGACACCTGGTTCAGTCTCGGCGATCGCGACCTCGCGACCCATCTCCGCCGGACGGAGCTCCTGCGCGGCGGGGCGCCGCTGTCGGTGGCGACGCGCGCGATCTGTGACGCCCTCGGCGTCAGAGCGCGGCTCGTGCCGATGTCGGACGACGCGGTCCGTACGCGGATCCGCACCCCGGGGGGCTGGCTCGACTTCCAGGAGTTCTTCGTCCGCGAGAAGGCTGAGCCCGAGGTCTGCGAGGTGGTCTACACCGGGGCCGCGGAGGCCCGACCCGCCCCCGGCATCCTGGACGCCATCGCTGGCGCCGAGGCGATCATCGTCTGCTGCTCGAACCCCGTGACGTCGATCGGCCCGATCCTCGCCGTCCCCGGCCTGGTCGAGGCCCTGGCCGACACCCCGGCGCCGGTCGTCGCCGTCAGCCCCATCATCGGTAACGCGCCGGTCAGCGGCCCGGCCGGGAAGCTCCTCCGCGCCCGCGGTCTCCCCGTCTCGGCCCTGAGCGTCGCCGACGTCTATGCGCCGTGGCTCGATGTCCTCGTCCTCGACGACGAGGACGCCGCGCTGGCCCCCGCCCTCCGCGAGCGTGGCGTTCAGCCGGTCGCGACCGACACGCGCATGCGCGACGCCGCCGCCGAGGCCGCCCTGGCCCGCGCCGTCCTGGGCGCCGTGGAGCTCTCGCCGTGA
- a CDS encoding HU family DNA-binding protein, translated as MAKMMTKSQVVSHLAEKSELTKKQVASFMDEFQALAVKEAKKNGFIVPGFGKLVLSNRKARMGRNPQTGEPIKIPAKRVVRFRVAKAMKDAILGGKK; from the coding sequence ATGGCGAAGATGATGACGAAGTCGCAGGTGGTGTCACACCTGGCCGAGAAGTCGGAGCTGACCAAGAAGCAGGTGGCGAGCTTCATGGACGAGTTCCAGGCGCTGGCGGTCAAGGAGGCTAAGAAGAACGGCTTCATCGTTCCTGGATTCGGTAAGCTGGTGCTCTCGAACCGGAAGGCGCGCATGGGGCGCAACCCGCAGACCGGAGAGCCCATCAAGATTCCGGCCAAGCGCGTGGTTCGCTTCCGCGTCGCCAAGGCCATGAAGGACGCGATCCTCGGCGGAAAGAAGTAG
- the cofG gene encoding 7,8-didemethyl-8-hydroxy-5-deazariboflavin synthase CofG: MSGRRALSPALETALDRVTAGRPLDRAAGVALVEATPGELPVVLEAAAAVRDAGKGRTVTYSRKVFLPLTNLCRDDCGYCTFKRDPGQPGAHTMSLDEVLAVCQAGARLSCKEALLSLGDKPEARFPEHRAWLRRRGYRTTLEYLRAACEAIVRHTSLLPHANPGLMRERDILALRDCNASLGLMLETSADRLGAPGGPHDHAPDKPPRLRLRTLEAAGRVGVAFTTGILIGIGETRAERVEALLAIREVHERYGHVQEVIVQNFRAKPGIPMARHPEPDLDELRRTLAVARLLLGPAMNVQAPPNLSPGTYPSLIAAGLNDWGGISPLTIDYINPEAPWPHLGTLAAATAAAGHRLRERLAIYPEFIDRPGFVPETLRSRVAAGVDDRGLVPEWPPAMAHAGGMA, translated from the coding sequence GTGAGCGGACGGCGCGCGCTCTCGCCGGCCCTGGAGACCGCCCTCGACCGGGTCACCGCCGGCCGCCCGCTCGACCGCGCCGCCGGCGTCGCGCTCGTCGAGGCGACGCCGGGCGAACTGCCGGTGGTGCTGGAGGCCGCCGCCGCCGTTCGCGACGCCGGCAAGGGCCGGACGGTGACCTACTCTCGCAAGGTCTTCCTGCCCCTCACCAACCTGTGCCGGGACGATTGCGGATACTGCACCTTCAAGCGCGACCCCGGGCAGCCCGGAGCCCACACGATGAGCCTCGACGAGGTCCTGGCGGTCTGCCAGGCCGGGGCGCGGCTCTCGTGCAAGGAGGCCCTGCTGAGCCTCGGCGACAAGCCGGAGGCGCGGTTCCCCGAGCATCGCGCCTGGCTGCGCCGGCGGGGGTACCGCACGACACTGGAATACCTCCGCGCGGCGTGCGAGGCCATCGTCCGGCACACGTCCCTCCTGCCGCACGCCAACCCGGGCCTCATGCGCGAGCGGGACATCCTGGCGCTCCGGGACTGCAATGCGAGCCTCGGCCTCATGCTCGAGACCTCGGCCGACCGCCTGGGGGCTCCGGGCGGTCCCCATGATCACGCTCCCGACAAGCCGCCGCGGCTCCGGCTCCGGACGCTCGAGGCGGCGGGGCGGGTCGGCGTCGCCTTCACGACGGGGATCCTGATCGGCATCGGCGAGACACGGGCCGAGCGTGTCGAAGCGCTCCTCGCCATCCGCGAGGTGCACGAGCGGTACGGGCACGTACAGGAGGTCATCGTCCAGAACTTCCGCGCCAAGCCCGGGATCCCCATGGCGCGGCACCCCGAGCCCGACCTCGACGAGTTGCGGCGCACCCTCGCTGTGGCCCGCCTCCTGCTGGGTCCCGCGATGAACGTGCAAGCGCCGCCGAACCTCTCCCCCGGCACGTATCCGAGCCTGATCGCGGCCGGCCTGAACGACTGGGGCGGGATCTCGCCGCTGACCATCGACTACATCAACCCCGAGGCCCCCTGGCCGCACCTCGGCACACTGGCGGCGGCCACGGCGGCGGCGGGGCACCGCCTCCGCGAGCGCCTGGCGATCTACCCCGAATTCATCGACCGGCCGGGATTCGTTCCCGAGACGCTCCGGTCGCGGGTGGCTGCCGGCGTGGACGACCGCGGCCTCGTGCCGGAGTGGCCGCCGGCCATGGCGCATGCCGGAGGCATGGCGTGA